The segment TTGCAAAGATATAGCTTATTTTTTCTATGCTGAAACGTCTTTGTTGATTTTATTACGTCTTAAAAAATAGACTACCGGATAAAACACGATACTAAGAACCGTCCACAACATATGTTTCGACATGTTATGTTGTTCGGTCAACTTTTGGAGACTGTTATAATGTATACTTGTGATGACTGTATAAATCATAAATAAAAATCCTGATACGGCTGAAAGCTCAATCGATGCAGATTCTGCGGCCGGAAGCTTATTGTTTTTAAAAACTAAATAAAGCACAAATAGAACAACACCAATGCAATAGAAAATTAAGGCGAATTTAGAATAGGCTTTGTAATCCTTTAATTGGTCTGAATACCCTTTAATATTAGTAATTTGAGATGCATTAGGTACAATCGTCTGCTTTTTAACAGCACTTAATTTTAAATCTTCTTTAATTTTTTTCTTTTGGTAGAAATAGATAAAAGCATAAAGGGGTAAACCGAATAACACAAAAACTAACGCATTAGACACACTGTTCTTCTCTAATTGTTTGTATAAATTAGCGTGATCAATGAACGATTTGATTAATGCAAAGAGATATATAACACCCAAACCAATTCCCGCAAAAAACAGCACACTACCAGTTGTAGGGAAGCCGTTATTTCGTAGAACTGCACCTGGGAGTATTAGCAGTAGTGATAAGGCATATAATACAAAAGCAAGCTTTGAGTTTTCTTCATATAAGTACTTTAATCGAATAGACTCTTCATAACTATGATCTGTGAGGTTGCCCGCAAATTTTAATTGTTGTTCTGTGATACCTCTAGCATTTAATAGTGCTAGTGATGAATTTTTGTATTCAATACTGTAATCGTATTCTCTGTAGTGCTTTAATACATCGATAAGTTTATCATTATCATAACTGTTTAGAGTTTGGTAGGCCTCGGAGTTTACATCTAATAAGCTTCTGTCATAAGAGAGCGTTTTGCTTTTAATACCAAACAGTTTTTTCATGGGCTCTAATAGGCCTTCAGATTCAAATAATGGTCTGTCTTTAGTTGCACGACGTGTGAGATATATGCTCAATGGCAACATGATTATTGTTGATAACCAAGTGGCTGCAATTGGATTAACCGAATCATCTAATGAGCTGTTTTTAGCAAAAATGCCAATAAAATGATAGGTTAAGAATAGAAGAATCGCAATAACAAGAGGTAATCCGATACCGCCCTTTCTAATGAGTGCTCCTAAAGGTGCTCCAACAAAAAACAGGATAATACAGGCCAAGCCTAGAACGTATTTGTCATGCAACGATTGTACGTGCTTATTACGCCATTTGGTTTGTACTGTGAAGTTTTGTTTGTTCGTACTAATAATTTGTTTAGTACTATTAATAGTATTTTGTGCTAGATTCAATAATTGTACCTTGGTACGATTATTAAAAATTGAAATTAAATCGTCACCTTTAAAAATAGAATCTTGTTTGGGTGAAATATTATCGTTTAGTTTGGCTGCACTCGTCCTATTATATAAAGTGTTTGAAAATGTTTTTAAACGTTCTGACTTTTGTTTATATAAGCTGTCTATGGTGAAATTTAAAGCATTTACATCAAGCATATTATAGCGATTATCATAACTTTTATCGTCAATATCAACGTCATTGAGCCCTTCCAGATCTACATTTATGGTGTACTCTTCAAAGTAACTCTTCGCATAAGGCTTCTTCTTGGTCTGACTAGGTTTTCTACTGAAAATTTCTTCGTAATAATGTCCATTATAAAGAACGAGCTGCAAGATATTTGAGTTTTCACTGCTCTTTAATTCACCACTCTCGGAAATGATAACAGTGCGATTTTTCGAATTACTTGCCGCTTTTTTGTGAATAACCACATTCTTTAGAAATTGGCCATTTTCACCAGTTTTGTCCTCTACCTTAATATTATAGGTGCCTATTTCGTTAAACTGTCCTTTAGCAATGGCCAAAGCTGGTTTTACCTGCGCAATATTTTTTCTGAGATTATAAACGTTGTAGTTGGCCCACGGAATAACATTATTTGAAAAAAAGAAGGTGATAATTCCGAGTAAAACGATAAAGACACTCAAGCTTTTCATTGCACGCTGCAATGAAATGCCTGTAGATTTCATAGCGGCAAATTCATAGTTCTCTGCAAATTGACCAAATACCATAATAGATACCACCAATATGGTAAGCGGTAAAATTAACGGAATAAGGGTAGGCGTGAGATACAGCAGTAATTTAACAATGATAAAAGTATCTAAATCTTTACCTGCGAGGTCACCAATATATAACCAGATCGCCTGTAAAACAAAAATGAACATGAGTATAATAAACACGCTCAAAAATGTTTTTAGGTAGGTCGTAAGTATATACCTATCTAGTATTTTCATAAAACGGAAGGCTTAACCTAATCTAGTTTATTGATGTAATAATCTTTGTACTTGTCTGCATCAAAAGTAAATAAGGTTTTCGATATTGGTTCGTTAGTTTTAAAAGAATTAACAGTTAGTGTTGTTTTTGTGCCGTTTTCACCTATTTCAATAAGTCGGTAAATATGTTTAGTTTTTGCATCAATACCTAGAAATACTTCTTTGATTTCAGAATTTGTATCAATTGGATATAATTTCACGAATTGAATCTTACGACCTTTAACATCTTGAATAATATCCATAGCATAGGTATAGCCATCTTTATAAAAAGACATCATTTTACTTGGCGTGATTGTGTTTTCATCTTCAGCATTATCCGAAGAAATTGTGACTTCTTCATCCTCAGGGTTAATTGTATATAATTTTTTACCATCAAATAACCGGGTGTAACCAAGTATATTTAATAGGTATTTTTCACCTTGCATGGTCACATCACCTCGTGTTTCCTGTTTGATATTCTCACTCTGATTTTCAAGCACGTATTTAAAATCTATAGCTATGTTGTCATATGAATTCACTTTATCATAAACCTCATTGAGTAAGGCTTCTGCTTTTTTTGAATTTTGAGAAAATCCTGCACTACTCATTAAAAATACTAATATCACAATTATTTGTTTCATCACTTTTTTTAATTTTTCCGATTTTTCGGAATGTAATAATTAATTAAATTTCGTTTGCTAATAATTCATCTAGAGCCACTAAATCTGGAACTAGTACCTGACGCGCTTTACTGCCTTCAAAACCACCTACTATACCTGCGGCTTCTAATTGATCAATTAAACGACCAGCTCTATTGTAACCAAGTTTTAGTTTTCGTTGTAATAAAGAAGCAGAACCTTGTTGCGCCGTTACAATAATTTCGGCAGCTTCTCTAAACAACTTATCTCTGTCATCTATATTATTATCAAGACTTGTGCCACTTTCTTCACCGACATACTCAGGAAGTAAATAGGCTTCCGGATACGCTTTTTGTCCGCCGATAAATTCTGTAATTTTTTCTACTTCAGGCGTGTCAACAAATGCACATTGAATTCGCGTTATGTCATTGCCTTGGGTGTATAGCATGTCACCTCTACCAATTAATTGGTCTGCACCTGAGCCATCCAAAATAGTACGAGAATCAATTTTTGAAGTTACTCTAAAAGCTATACGTGCAGGGAAATTGGCTTTAATAATACCGGTAATTACATTAACGGAAGGTCGCTGAGTGGCAATAATTAAATGAATACCAATAGCACGAGCTAATTGTGCTAATCTAGCAATAGGTGTTTCTACTTCTTTTCCTGCAGTCATAATCAAGTCGGCAAACTCATCTACCACTAATACAATATAAGGCAAGAAATGATGGCCATCATTAGGATTTAATTTTCTAGCTTTAAACTTAGTGTTGTATTCTTTGATGTTACGACACAGGGCATTTTTTAGCATCTCATAACGATTGTCCATTTCAATACAAAGGGAATTCAATGTATTTATTACTTTGGTATTATCGGTAATAATGGCTTCTTCACTATCAGGAAGCTTAGCTAAATAATGACGTTCTATTTTATTGAATAACGTCAATTCTACTTTTTTAGGATCGACTAAAACAAACTTAACTTCTGCTGGATGTTTTTTATAGAGTAATGAGGTAAGTACCGCATTTAATCCAACCGATTTACCTTGACCAGTTGCACCGGCCATCAACATATGAGGCATTTTAGCAAGATCAACCACGAAAGTTTCATTACTAATGGTTTTACCAAAAGCAATGGGTAGTTCCATTTCAGATTTCTGAAATTTCTGAGATGCGATAACAGAACGCATGGATACAATGGTAGCATTTTTATTAGGCACTTCAATACCAATGGTCCCTTTCCCTGGAATGGGAGCAATTATACGAATACCTAAAGCAGATAAGGATAAAGCAATATCATCTTCTAGGTTTTTGATTTTCGAAATACGAACACCAGCATCAGGAACAATCTCGTAGAGAGTGACTGTCGGACCAATTGTGGCTTTGATACTAGCAATTCCTATCTTGTAGTTATTTAAAGTTTCTACAATTCGATTTTTATTTTCTTCAAGTTCTTCTTGATTGATTGTTATACCTTCTGTATCATATTTTTTCAATAAATCAAGTGGTGGGAACTGAAATTTACTCAATTCCAACGTTGGGTCAAATTGACCAAAGTCTTCCACTAATTTATCAGATAGATTATTCGTTTCTGACACTTCTTCTTCAACAGCCTCTATTTCAATGTCTAAATTAGACTCTTGTTTTGGTTCTTCTGAAACTTCAACTTTTAATTGAGGTTCAAGGGTTGTTTTTTTATCTGATGGTGATGTTGAGATTTTTGTTTCTGCGGGTTTGGTATCTTCAATTTTGAGATCAAAAGCCGATTTAATAGCGTCGGCTTCCGCAGATAAATCATTATCCACGGTAAAATTTTGATCTTTTTCTGTAGTGGATTCCATCTCGCTTTTAAGATCACTTTTAGCGCGATTAAATAATTTCACAAAAGAGTCGCCATTAATTCCAAATCTAATCGCTAAATAGGTAATCAACACGAAAACAAGTAAGAGAATAGTACCTATTTTACCAATATAATCCTGAAAGAAACTGTTCAGTTCAAAACCGATAGTACCGCCTAGGGCATCAAACTTGTGTGAAAAGAAACCGAAGAATACTGAAAGCCAAATAACAATAAGGGTTCCCCAAATCCAATGGCGTCGTAGACGTGCTTTATTAATATCTAAAGTGATATAGATGCCAGATAGAAACAATAAGCCCGAAAAAATAAAGGACGAGACTCCAAAACCTTTGTTAATGAATAAATCACTCACCCAGGCACCCAGTTTATTGAGCCAGTTTTGTGCTTCAATGTCACGAGACGCTAATTCTGAAATTGTACTCTGATCTGCTTTACCAGTAAAGAAAAATGATAAAAAAGCAATAAACATTAAAACCCCGAGAATAATTAATAAACTACCAAAAATCAGTTTTTGCTGACTTGATAATTTAAAACTTGGTTTTTTAAATTTAGGCGTGGTTTTAGCTTTGCTTTTAGATTTCGTTTTTTTCTTCGCCATTAAAGGTTTATTAGTATCAAACAAAAATACAAATTACTAACGTTTATCCTAACCTTATAGTATTTAAAACAGCTTCGGTAAATAAATAATCATCGCGGCCACAAATGCACAAAATGCAGCAATAAAGACAGCGCCAGCGGCAATATCTTTTATACGTCCTATAGTTTCATGTCTTTCTGGATGGATAAAGTCTGAGATATATTCGATAGCCGTATTCATGCCTTCCATACTCATAACTAATCCAATAAATGCAATTTGAATTAACCATTCGGTTTGAGTAATGTCAAAATAGAATCCAGCAATAGTGACCGCTATCGCGCAAAACATCTGTGTTTTTATGCTGGATTCGGTTCTTATTAAAAATAGTGCGCCTTTAAATGCATAACCTATGCTTTTAAGTCTATTAACGACAAATGATTCTTTTTTTGACATTATGGTAGCACCACTTTGATTCTATTGTAAAGCATTTAAAGCCGCCTCGTAGTTAGGCTCATCAGCAATCTCTGAGACCTGTTCTGTATAAATGACTTTTCCGTGAGAGTTTATAACAATGACACATCGAGATAATAAGGCTTGAAAAGCACCATCTGTGAAATCCAGACCATAAGAGCTTCCGAAATTACCATCTCTAAAATCAGATAGACTTTCCACATTATCTAAACCTTCAGCACCACAAAAACGCGCCATAGCAAATGGTAAATCTCTAGAAATACATAGTACTTTGGTATTATCTAAGCTGCTTGCCGCCTTATTAAATGTTCTCATAGATTGAGCACATGTGCCTGTATCAACACTTGGAAATACGTTTAATACTAATTGATGCCCAGCGTAATCGTTTAAAGATTTTGCAGATAAATCTGTTGCTGTTAATTTGAAATCTGGAGCGTCGGTCCCTACTGCAGGTAATGTTCCAGATGTATGCACAGTGTCACCACCTAAAGTTACTATTGCCATGTTTATTTTAATTTAAAATTGAATGTTAAAATTAAGTATTATTTAAATCTTAACAGCAAAGCAGTTCCAATATTTGCAATAGTTTAACAGATAGCATTTACAGTGCTTTAAGCAATTTAAAAAGTGCCAACAATACCAATTTGATTGCTACTGAAACGCAGGTTCCAGGAAATTTGTTTCTTTTTCTTTGTATAGTCATAAGCTTCCTCATCAAAAAGGAAGTTATCAATACAGTCAACTACAATAATACTGAGTGCAGTGCTAAAAGCAACATCGGTAATCCAATGGGCATCATCAATAAGTCGCGAAATAGGCGCAATAGCTCCAACGGTATAAATACCAACTTTAACCCAAGTATTATCAAACTGCTTGGCAATAGAATGTGCCATGGTTATGGATAAAACAGTATGTCCTGATGGAAATGATCTAAAGCCTGGATCATTTGCAAATGAAGAAAATTCCAGATGATCACGGCCAGAATTAGGACGTGCACGACCTATAGCGTTTTTCCCAAGTGTTTGCAATAGTCCTGTTGTAATTGAAGAGGATATAATTAAGACACTTGTTTTTCTTATTTTTTCGTTTTTGGTGAATAACCCAAAACTGTAAAGTCCGGCATTTGCCATAAAATAGTTTTGAGGACTCCCAAAATACCATCCAAAATCTCTAATACCTTTTGGAAAGGAACTGGCGTTGT is part of the Formosa sp. Hel1_31_208 genome and harbors:
- a CDS encoding outer membrane lipoprotein carrier protein LolA, with the translated sequence MKQIIVILVFLMSSAGFSQNSKKAEALLNEVYDKVNSYDNIAIDFKYVLENQSENIKQETRGDVTMQGEKYLLNILGYTRLFDGKKLYTINPEDEEVTISSDNAEDENTITPSKMMSFYKDGYTYAMDIIQDVKGRKIQFVKLYPIDTNSEIKEVFLGIDAKTKHIYRLIEIGENGTKTTLTVNSFKTNEPISKTLFTFDADKYKDYYINKLD
- a CDS encoding DNA translocase FtsK; the encoded protein is MAKKKTKSKSKAKTTPKFKKPSFKLSSQQKLIFGSLLIILGVLMFIAFLSFFFTGKADQSTISELASRDIEAQNWLNKLGAWVSDLFINKGFGVSSFIFSGLLFLSGIYITLDINKARLRRHWIWGTLIVIWLSVFFGFFSHKFDALGGTIGFELNSFFQDYIGKIGTILLLVFVLITYLAIRFGINGDSFVKLFNRAKSDLKSEMESTTEKDQNFTVDNDLSAEADAIKSAFDLKIEDTKPAETKISTSPSDKKTTLEPQLKVEVSEEPKQESNLDIEIEAVEEEVSETNNLSDKLVEDFGQFDPTLELSKFQFPPLDLLKKYDTEGITINQEELEENKNRIVETLNNYKIGIASIKATIGPTVTLYEIVPDAGVRISKIKNLEDDIALSLSALGIRIIAPIPGKGTIGIEVPNKNATIVSMRSVIASQKFQKSEMELPIAFGKTISNETFVVDLAKMPHMLMAGATGQGKSVGLNAVLTSLLYKKHPAEVKFVLVDPKKVELTLFNKIERHYLAKLPDSEEAIITDNTKVINTLNSLCIEMDNRYEMLKNALCRNIKEYNTKFKARKLNPNDGHHFLPYIVLVVDEFADLIMTAGKEVETPIARLAQLARAIGIHLIIATQRPSVNVITGIIKANFPARIAFRVTSKIDSRTILDGSGADQLIGRGDMLYTQGNDITRIQCAFVDTPEVEKITEFIGGQKAYPEAYLLPEYVGEESGTSLDNNIDDRDKLFREAAEIIVTAQQGSASLLQRKLKLGYNRAGRLIDQLEAAGIVGGFEGSKARQVLVPDLVALDELLANEI
- the tpx gene encoding thiol peroxidase, whose protein sequence is MAIVTLGGDTVHTSGTLPAVGTDAPDFKLTATDLSAKSLNDYAGHQLVLNVFPSVDTGTCAQSMRTFNKAASSLDNTKVLCISRDLPFAMARFCGAEGLDNVESLSDFRDGNFGSSYGLDFTDGAFQALLSRCVIVINSHGKVIYTEQVSEIADEPNYEAALNALQ
- a CDS encoding phosphatase PAP2 family protein produces the protein MSFRLFIFAIALSLCGPSMDAQILDTTKPADSAGIWQLLKYDARYTIKGVGHSLTRPLHWKGDDFAKLGILVGGTALLSFADNPIRAFSQNNASSFPKGIRDFGWYFGSPQNYFMANAGLYSFGLFTKNEKIRKTSVLIISSSITTGLLQTLGKNAIGRARPNSGRDHLEFSSFANDPGFRSFPSGHTVLSITMAHSIAKQFDNTWVKVGIYTVGAIAPISRLIDDAHWITDVAFSTALSIIVVDCIDNFLFDEEAYDYTKKKKQISWNLRFSSNQIGIVGTF
- a CDS encoding LptF/LptG family permease; amino-acid sequence: MKILDRYILTTYLKTFLSVFIILMFIFVLQAIWLYIGDLAGKDLDTFIIVKLLLYLTPTLIPLILPLTILVVSIMVFGQFAENYEFAAMKSTGISLQRAMKSLSVFIVLLGIITFFFSNNVIPWANYNVYNLRKNIAQVKPALAIAKGQFNEIGTYNIKVEDKTGENGQFLKNVVIHKKAASNSKNRTVIISESGELKSSENSNILQLVLYNGHYYEEIFSRKPSQTKKKPYAKSYFEEYTINVDLEGLNDVDIDDKSYDNRYNMLDVNALNFTIDSLYKQKSERLKTFSNTLYNRTSAAKLNDNISPKQDSIFKGDDLISIFNNRTKVQLLNLAQNTINSTKQIISTNKQNFTVQTKWRNKHVQSLHDKYVLGLACIILFFVGAPLGALIRKGGIGLPLVIAILLFLTYHFIGIFAKNSSLDDSVNPIAATWLSTIIMLPLSIYLTRRATKDRPLFESEGLLEPMKKLFGIKSKTLSYDRSLLDVNSEAYQTLNSYDNDKLIDVLKHYREYDYSIEYKNSSLALLNARGITEQQLKFAGNLTDHSYEESIRLKYLYEENSKLAFVLYALSLLLILPGAVLRNNGFPTTGSVLFFAGIGLGVIYLFALIKSFIDHANLYKQLEKNSVSNALVFVLFGLPLYAFIYFYQKKKIKEDLKLSAVKKQTIVPNASQITNIKGYSDQLKDYKAYSKFALIFYCIGVVLFVLYLVFKNNKLPAAESASIELSAVSGFLFMIYTVITSIHYNSLQKLTEQHNMSKHMLWTVLSIVFYPVVYFLRRNKINKDVSA
- a CDS encoding diacylglycerol kinase → MSKKESFVVNRLKSIGYAFKGALFLIRTESSIKTQMFCAIAVTIAGFYFDITQTEWLIQIAFIGLVMSMEGMNTAIEYISDFIHPERHETIGRIKDIAAGAVFIAAFCAFVAAMIIYLPKLF